From Streptosporangiales bacterium, the proteins below share one genomic window:
- a CDS encoding transposase: RIEYNAIRPHEAIAFNRPKEVHLGLADPKIPTFQVKEILPTP, encoded by the coding sequence CCGCATCGAGTACAACGCGATCAGGCCACACGAGGCCATCGCCTTCAACCGGCCCAAGGAGGTGCACCTGGGCCTGGCCGACCCGAAGATCCCGACCTTTCAAGTCAAGGAAATCCTGCCAACTCCT